In Streptomyces sp. DG2A-72, one genomic interval encodes:
- a CDS encoding CocE/NonD family hydrolase translates to MNIRTPFPYETTHDDLRIPLSDGTLLYARMWRPLTDEPVPALLEYLPYRLTDWTAPRDFQRHPWYAGHGYASVRVDVRGHGNSEGVPGDEYAVTELADGVEVVNWLAAQPWCDGKVGMFGISWGGFNSLQIAALAPEPLKAIVTVCSTDDRYDNDVHYMGGSVLADMHARAATMLAFASRPPDPRYVGEAWREMWVERMEAVQPLVHTWLAHQTRDRYWRHGSVCEDYGAIKAAVLAVGGWHDPYRDSVLRLVEHLPSDRVRGLIGPWSHQYPDRDLPPGPAIGFLQETLRWWDHWLKGKGALPETLLRAYVTDSHRPATAYGTLPGRWVGEPAWPSPNVTTVTYACQGAPVLVRSPMHTGVDAGRFLPIGNDADLPPDQREEDARSVCFEFAVAEETWVLGRARVGLRVTAEAPRGQVVARVCDMAPDGSSTLVTRGALNLSARQGRDRTVPWVPGTTEEVTIELNAIGHAFPPGHRIRLAVSSAYWPWIWPQPDSAAGFTLDPAGSFLELPVRKREFDRNIRFEEPEQAEPLGVNFPATLDEPHPERLVVRDVARGAWRLEVDPRYGGTRVYPDGLECTEDALETYTIDETDPLSARARSDWSIRLHRPEQGWNTTVRSRSEIGCDGDHFTASDEVICTEGDQVIFHRTWEKRIPRTAGR, encoded by the coding sequence ATGAACATCCGTACACCCTTCCCCTACGAGACGACTCACGACGACCTCCGCATCCCCCTGTCGGACGGGACCCTGCTGTACGCGCGCATGTGGCGCCCGCTCACCGACGAGCCCGTACCGGCGCTCCTCGAATACCTCCCGTACCGCCTGACCGACTGGACCGCCCCGCGCGACTTCCAGCGCCACCCCTGGTACGCGGGCCACGGCTACGCCTCCGTCCGGGTCGACGTGCGCGGGCACGGCAACAGTGAGGGCGTGCCGGGCGACGAATACGCGGTGACGGAACTGGCCGACGGGGTCGAGGTGGTCAACTGGCTGGCGGCGCAGCCCTGGTGCGACGGCAAGGTGGGCATGTTCGGCATCTCCTGGGGCGGCTTCAACTCCCTCCAGATCGCGGCCCTCGCGCCCGAGCCGCTCAAGGCGATCGTGACTGTCTGCTCGACGGACGATCGCTATGACAACGACGTGCACTACATGGGAGGTTCCGTCCTCGCGGACATGCACGCCCGGGCCGCCACCATGCTCGCCTTCGCCTCCCGGCCGCCCGATCCGCGGTACGTCGGCGAGGCCTGGCGCGAGATGTGGGTCGAGCGCATGGAGGCCGTCCAGCCCCTCGTCCACACCTGGCTCGCCCACCAGACCCGGGACCGGTACTGGCGCCATGGCAGCGTCTGCGAGGACTACGGCGCGATCAAGGCGGCCGTCCTCGCGGTGGGCGGCTGGCACGACCCGTACCGGGACAGCGTGCTGCGGCTCGTCGAGCACCTTCCGTCCGATCGCGTACGAGGACTGATCGGCCCCTGGTCGCACCAGTACCCCGACCGCGACCTGCCGCCCGGCCCGGCGATCGGGTTCCTCCAGGAGACGCTGCGCTGGTGGGACCACTGGCTGAAGGGCAAGGGCGCGCTCCCCGAGACCCTGTTGCGTGCCTACGTCACCGACTCCCACCGCCCCGCCACGGCCTACGGCACCCTGCCCGGCCGCTGGGTCGGCGAGCCCGCGTGGCCCTCCCCGAACGTGACGACGGTGACGTACGCCTGTCAGGGCGCCCCCGTCCTCGTACGGTCGCCGATGCACACCGGGGTGGACGCCGGCCGTTTCCTCCCCATCGGCAACGATGCCGACCTGCCGCCGGACCAGCGGGAGGAGGACGCGCGGTCGGTGTGCTTCGAGTTCGCGGTGGCCGAGGAGACGTGGGTACTGGGGCGGGCGCGGGTGGGGCTGCGGGTGACCGCGGAGGCGCCGCGGGGGCAGGTCGTGGCGAGGGTATGTGACATGGCGCCGGACGGCTCGTCGACCCTGGTCACGCGCGGAGCGCTGAACCTCTCGGCACGACAGGGCCGCGACCGAACCGTGCCGTGGGTGCCGGGCACCACCGAAGAGGTGACCATCGAGCTGAATGCCATCGGCCACGCCTTCCCGCCCGGCCACCGCATCCGGCTCGCCGTCTCCTCCGCGTACTGGCCGTGGATCTGGCCACAGCCCGACTCGGCGGCGGGCTTCACCCTGGACCCGGCGGGCAGCTTCCTCGAACTGCCCGTACGAAAGCGGGAATTTGACCGAAATATCCGTTTCGAGGAGCCCGAGCAGGCCGAGCCGCTGGGCGTCAACTTCCCCGCCACGCTCGACGAGCCGCACCCCGAGCGCCTGGTGGTGCGGGACGTCGCGCGGGGCGCGTGGCGCCTTGAGGTCGACCCGCGGTACGGCGGCACACGCGTGTACCCCGACGGACTGGAGTGCACCGAGGACGCGCTGGAGACGTACACGATCGACGAGACGGACCCACTGTCGGCCCGCGCCCGCTCCGACTGGTCGATCCGGCTGCACCGCCCGGAACAGGGCTGGAACACCACGGTCCGCAGCCGCTCGG
- a CDS encoding polyprenyl synthetase family protein: MTVVGPFGLSVRDQALEADVQAGLTAVEEGLLEATKSEVPFITEAAQHLVRAGGKRFRPLLVMLSAQFGDPYAPGVVPSAVVVELTHLATLYHDDVMDEAAVRRGVPSANVRWGNSVAVLTGDFLFARASHTLADLGPEAVRVQAEAFERLVTGQILETAGPTDGRDPVEHYLDVLSGKTGSLVAVSCRFGAMMSGADETVIDVLTQYGERLGVAFQLADDVLDIASDSHESGKTPGTDLREGIPTLPVLRLRERAARLGLAEDVALCELLDSDLSDDARLAEALAGLREHPALEQARRDTVRYAEDARAALAPLPECDAKAALLELCDAVVHRAG; this comes from the coding sequence GTGACCGTCGTCGGGCCGTTCGGGCTGAGCGTGCGGGACCAGGCTCTGGAAGCCGATGTCCAGGCCGGATTGACGGCTGTCGAGGAAGGGTTGCTCGAAGCCACCAAGAGTGAGGTCCCGTTCATCACCGAGGCCGCGCAGCATCTGGTGCGGGCTGGCGGCAAGCGGTTCCGGCCGCTGCTCGTGATGCTCTCCGCGCAGTTCGGGGACCCGTACGCACCGGGGGTCGTGCCGTCCGCCGTGGTCGTCGAGCTGACGCACCTCGCGACGCTGTACCACGACGACGTGATGGACGAGGCGGCCGTACGGCGCGGGGTGCCCAGCGCGAACGTCCGCTGGGGCAACTCGGTCGCCGTGCTCACCGGCGACTTCCTCTTCGCGCGCGCCTCGCACACCCTCGCCGATCTCGGTCCGGAGGCGGTGCGGGTGCAGGCGGAGGCGTTCGAGCGGCTGGTGACCGGACAGATCCTGGAGACGGCCGGCCCGACGGACGGCCGGGATCCCGTCGAGCACTACCTGGACGTGCTGAGCGGGAAGACCGGGTCGCTGGTCGCGGTGTCGTGCCGGTTCGGGGCGATGATGTCGGGCGCCGACGAGACGGTGATCGACGTGCTGACGCAGTACGGGGAGCGGCTCGGGGTCGCCTTCCAGCTCGCCGACGACGTACTGGACATCGCGTCCGACTCGCACGAGTCCGGGAAGACGCCGGGGACCGATCTGCGCGAGGGGATTCCGACGCTTCCGGTGCTGCGGCTGCGGGAGCGGGCGGCCCGGCTGGGGCTGGCCGAGGATGTCGCACTGTGCGAGCTGCTGGACTCCGACCTGAGTGACGACGCGCGGCTCGCGGAGGCGCTCGCCGGGTTGCGGGAGCATCCGGCGCTGGAGCAGGCGCGGCGGGACACGGTGCGGTATGCGGAGGATGCGCGGGCCGCGCTGGCTCCGTTGCCGGAGTGCGATGCCAAGGCGGCGCTGCTGGAGTTGTGTGACGCCGTGGTGCATCGGGCGGGCTAG
- a CDS encoding sigma-E factor regulatory protein RseB domain-containing protein: MAPYESDDSTTAGEVDDLRAGRRKAARYVVPVAVVGVAAATIGLVPAIADSGDPDLPKISAQQLIEKIAASDVEQLSGTVKISTDLGLPDLGGLESSLMSGATRSGEGSSADPSSKLMELASGTHTVRVAADGPDKQKISLLQNAAEYSLIHNGKDIWGYDSASNEVYHGTASESAGGKTKEDVPTTPQELAEEALKSVDDTTSVTVDGTAQIAGRDAYRLLIKPKDSGSTVGAITVGVDAKTGLPLKFTLTPASGGAAVVDAGFTQVTFAKPAASTFDFTPPKGAKVTEEGDVAAGKHGQAPDNFRTPDNSKAPDKRSAPEGEPKIIGEGWNSIAVFETGGEGMPSGSEVGGEVGSFLNSLGDKVTGKFGEGTVFKTRLVNALMTDDGKVYVGTVTKDALVKAANAAK; this comes from the coding sequence ATGGCACCGTATGAATCCGACGACAGCACGACCGCCGGCGAGGTGGACGACCTCCGCGCCGGACGCCGCAAGGCCGCGCGGTACGTCGTTCCGGTCGCGGTGGTGGGCGTGGCGGCGGCGACGATCGGGCTCGTCCCGGCGATCGCCGACTCCGGCGACCCCGACCTGCCCAAGATCAGCGCACAGCAACTCATCGAGAAGATCGCCGCATCGGACGTGGAGCAGCTGTCCGGCACGGTGAAGATCAGCACGGACCTGGGGCTGCCGGACCTCGGCGGCCTGGAGAGCAGCCTGATGTCCGGGGCGACGCGGTCGGGCGAGGGCTCGTCCGCCGACCCGAGCTCCAAGCTCATGGAGCTGGCGTCCGGCACGCACACCGTACGCGTGGCCGCCGACGGCCCGGACAAGCAGAAGATCTCGCTGCTTCAGAACGCCGCCGAGTACAGCCTGATCCACAACGGCAAGGACATCTGGGGCTACGACAGCGCGTCCAACGAGGTCTACCACGGCACCGCATCCGAGAGCGCCGGCGGGAAGACGAAGGAAGACGTCCCGACCACGCCCCAGGAGCTCGCCGAGGAGGCCCTGAAGTCGGTCGACGACACGACGTCCGTGACCGTCGACGGCACCGCCCAGATCGCGGGCCGGGACGCCTACCGGCTGCTCATCAAGCCGAAGGACTCCGGCTCCACGGTCGGGGCGATCACCGTCGGGGTGGACGCGAAGACCGGTCTGCCGCTGAAGTTCACGCTGACCCCGGCGAGCGGCGGCGCCGCCGTGGTGGACGCGGGCTTCACCCAGGTCACCTTCGCCAAGCCGGCCGCCTCCACCTTCGACTTCACCCCGCCCAAGGGTGCGAAGGTCACTGAGGAGGGCGACGTCGCGGCCGGGAAGCATGGCCAGGCTCCGGACAACTTCCGGACCCCGGACAACTCCAAGGCTCCGGACAAGCGGTCGGCGCCCGAGGGCGAGCCGAAGATCATAGGCGAGGGCTGGAACTCCATCGCCGTCTTCGAGACCGGCGGCGAGGGCATGCCCTCCGGCTCCGAGGTCGGCGGCGAGGTCGGCAGCTTCCTCAACTCGCTCGGCGACAAGGTGACCGGCAAGTTCGGCGAGGGCACGGTCTTCAAGACCCGCCTGGTCAACGCCCTGATGACGGACGACGGCAAGGTCTACGTCGGCACGGTCACGAAGGACGCCCTGGTGAAGGCGGCCAACGCGGCCAAGTAA
- a CDS encoding ABC transporter ATP-binding protein — MDEPPATEPDTEGVGDGVIRTRALTKRFRGGQLAVDGLDLTVPAGSVFGFLGPNGSGKTTTIRMLMGLIEPTSGTARVLGQPMPRGTRAVLPHVGALIEGPALYGFLSGRDNLIRYDAADPTADPRTRRARVAAALDRVGLTAAGGKKAKAYSLGMKQRLGLAAALLQPRRLLVLDEPTNGLDPQGMREIRSLIRELASDGTTVFLSSHLLDEIEQVCSHAAVMAQGRLITQGAVADLAAGTRGRLVVTTPDTGDAAWVLKEQGASDVIVEDDRVTAEPPERDLAEVNAALVTAGVRVRGFGVERASLEDAFVALTGEGFDVAG; from the coding sequence ATGGACGAGCCACCCGCCACGGAGCCGGACACGGAGGGTGTTGGTGACGGGGTCATCCGGACCCGTGCGCTCACCAAGCGCTTCCGCGGCGGGCAGCTCGCCGTCGACGGTCTGGATCTGACCGTCCCGGCGGGCAGTGTCTTCGGCTTCCTCGGTCCGAACGGCTCCGGCAAGACCACCACCATCCGCATGCTGATGGGCCTCATCGAGCCGACCTCCGGCACGGCACGCGTGCTCGGGCAGCCCATGCCCCGGGGCACGCGCGCCGTACTGCCGCACGTCGGCGCGCTGATCGAGGGGCCCGCGCTGTACGGCTTCCTCTCCGGCCGCGACAACCTCATCCGGTACGACGCCGCCGACCCGACCGCCGACCCGCGCACCCGGCGTGCACGCGTCGCGGCGGCGCTGGACCGGGTGGGCCTGACCGCAGCAGGGGGCAAGAAGGCGAAGGCGTACTCGCTCGGCATGAAGCAGCGGCTGGGTCTCGCCGCCGCGCTGCTCCAGCCCCGCCGTCTCCTCGTCCTCGACGAGCCGACGAACGGGCTCGACCCGCAGGGCATGCGTGAGATCCGTTCCCTGATCAGGGAGTTGGCCTCCGACGGCACGACCGTCTTCCTCTCCTCCCATCTGCTGGACGAGATCGAGCAGGTCTGCAGCCATGCCGCCGTGATGGCGCAGGGGAGGCTGATCACACAGGGCGCGGTGGCGGACCTGGCGGCCGGGACACGGGGCCGGCTGGTCGTCACCACCCCGGACACGGGCGACGCGGCCTGGGTGCTGAAGGAGCAGGGCGCCTCGGACGTCATCGTCGAGGACGACCGAGTGACCGCGGAACCGCCCGAGCGTGATCTCGCCGAGGTGAACGCCGCGTTGGTGACGGCGGGGGTCCGGGTCCGCGGGTTCGGGGTCGAACGGGCTTCCCTGGAGGACGCGTTCGTGGCGCTGACGGGGGAGGGCTTCGATGTCGCAGGCTGA
- a CDS encoding ABC transporter permease — MSQAELVGSGELQVPRKQSPLWTFGLLRSELVTTFRRWRTLALLGVLAAVPILVGIAVKIETSDGSGVAGGGGGGEGPAFVSQITNNGLFLVFTALAATLPFFLPMAIGVIAGDAIAGEANAGTLRYLLVAPAGRTRLLLTKYATTMVFCLVATLVVAASALTVGALLFPLGDLTTISGTQIGFTEGLGRALLIALVVAASLTGVAALGLFVSTLTNSGIAAMATTVGLLITVQILDQIPQLHALQPYFFSHYWLSFADVMRDPIYWDDLVKNLGLQGLYAAVFGAAAWARFTAKDITA; from the coding sequence ATGTCGCAGGCTGAGCTGGTCGGGTCGGGCGAGCTCCAAGTTCCCCGGAAACAGAGCCCGTTGTGGACCTTCGGTCTCCTCCGCAGCGAGCTGGTGACGACGTTCCGGCGCTGGCGCACGCTCGCGCTCCTCGGTGTGCTGGCCGCCGTACCCATCCTGGTCGGGATCGCCGTCAAGATCGAGACGAGCGACGGCTCGGGGGTCGCCGGAGGCGGTGGCGGTGGCGAGGGGCCCGCGTTCGTCTCGCAGATCACCAACAACGGCCTCTTCCTGGTCTTCACCGCGCTGGCCGCGACGCTCCCCTTCTTCCTGCCCATGGCCATCGGCGTCATCGCGGGCGACGCGATCGCCGGTGAGGCCAATGCGGGAACGCTGCGCTATCTGCTCGTCGCCCCGGCCGGCCGCACCCGCCTGCTGCTCACCAAGTACGCGACCACGATGGTCTTCTGCCTGGTGGCCACCCTGGTGGTCGCGGCCTCGGCGCTCACGGTCGGCGCGCTGCTCTTCCCGCTCGGCGACCTCACGACGATCTCCGGAACCCAGATCGGCTTCACCGAGGGCCTGGGCCGAGCCCTGCTGATCGCGCTGGTCGTCGCCGCGTCACTGACGGGCGTGGCGGCCCTCGGCCTGTTCGTCTCCACGCTCACCAACAGCGGCATCGCGGCGATGGCGACGACGGTCGGTCTGCTGATCACCGTCCAGATCCTCGACCAGATCCCGCAACTGCACGCACTTCAGCCGTACTTCTTCTCCCACTACTGGCTGTCCTTCGCCGACGTCATGCGCGACCCGATCTACTGGGACGACCTGGTGAAGAACCTCGGACTGCAAGGCCTCTACGCCGCGGTGTTCGGCGCAGCCGCCTGGGCGCGGTTCACGGCGAAGGACATCACGGCGTAA
- a CDS encoding flavodoxin family protein, with product MSRRFLFLLGSSRSEGNTELLARKAAEQLPPDVEQEWIDLAARPLPDFEDLRHDSDHVRPTEGNTGLLLDATLSATDIVIASPLYWYSVSASTKRYLDYWSGWLRTPGLDFKATLAGRTLWGVTALAHEEREVADPLIGTLNHSAAYMGMRFGGVLLGNGSKPGDVLKDAEALAQAKTFFAQEAPLARFPYDG from the coding sequence ATGAGCCGCCGTTTCCTGTTCCTGCTGGGCAGCAGCCGTAGTGAGGGCAACACCGAACTGCTGGCCCGCAAGGCCGCCGAGCAGTTGCCCCCGGACGTCGAGCAGGAGTGGATCGACCTCGCCGCCCGGCCGCTGCCCGACTTCGAGGATCTGCGGCACGACAGCGACCACGTCCGCCCCACGGAGGGCAACACGGGGTTGCTGCTGGACGCGACGCTCTCGGCGACGGACATCGTGATCGCCTCGCCGCTGTACTGGTACTCGGTGTCCGCCTCCACCAAGCGCTACCTCGACTACTGGTCGGGCTGGCTGCGCACCCCCGGCCTCGACTTCAAGGCGACGCTGGCCGGGCGCACCCTCTGGGGCGTCACCGCGCTCGCGCACGAGGAGCGGGAGGTCGCCGACCCGCTGATCGGAACCCTCAACCACTCGGCCGCCTACATGGGGATGCGCTTCGGCGGAGTCCTGCTCGGCAACGGCAGCAAGCCCGGTGACGTGCTGAAGGACGCCGAGGCGCTCGCCCAAGCCAAGACGTTCTTCGCCCAGGAGGCGCCGCTCGCCCGCTTCCCGTACGACGGCTGA
- a CDS encoding amidase → MHAVDAVAESLERIRHAEPELCAFVEVWGEEALRRAGEVDARVAAGERLPLAGVPIGVKGRRHGLRTAAPLIDAGCVPVGATSVPGPGTPWQTWGLGAYGRTVNPWRADRTPGGSSAGSAVAVAAGLVPLATGSDGAGSVRIPAAWCGVVGLKTTNTDRTGLMAAGVLARCAEDAAAYWRIMAGEQPSDSEAPAPTAVWAPDLGFAAPDPDLVAIARTATQHLAKTGVVRLAGACLHLEDPAPAWLALRTPGADPTAAHRLRAENDRRLDALFADADLLLTPTTPNPPHSHDGPGDRYSTALTWAFNLSGHPALSLPAGFGADGCPVGLQLVAARGREALLLGVAREAEGRAGLRVRPTPYK, encoded by the coding sequence CTGCACGCCGTCGATGCCGTAGCGGAGTCGCTGGAGCGCATCCGGCATGCCGAGCCCGAGCTGTGCGCCTTCGTCGAGGTGTGGGGCGAGGAGGCGCTGCGGCGGGCGGGCGAGGTGGACGCACGGGTCGCCGCGGGCGAGCGGCTGCCGCTGGCCGGGGTGCCGATCGGCGTGAAGGGGCGGCGGCACGGGCTGCGTACGGCGGCTCCGCTGATCGATGCCGGGTGCGTCCCTGTGGGCGCCACGTCGGTTCCCGGGCCCGGAACTCCCTGGCAGACCTGGGGACTTGGCGCATACGGCCGTACCGTGAATCCCTGGCGCGCCGACCGCACCCCAGGTGGCTCCTCCGCCGGGTCCGCCGTCGCGGTGGCCGCGGGCCTGGTGCCGCTGGCGACCGGCAGCGACGGGGCGGGGTCGGTACGGATCCCCGCCGCCTGGTGCGGGGTCGTCGGCCTGAAGACGACGAACACCGACCGTACGGGGCTCATGGCGGCCGGGGTGCTGGCGCGGTGTGCGGAGGATGCGGCGGCGTACTGGCGGATCATGGCCGGGGAACAGCCATCGGATTCCGAAGCACCGGCACCGACCGCCGTCTGGGCCCCCGACCTCGGCTTCGCGGCCCCCGATCCGGACCTCGTCGCCATCGCCCGTACGGCGACGCAGCACCTCGCGAAGACCGGCGTCGTACGCCTCGCAGGAGCCTGCCTCCATCTCGAAGACCCGGCTCCCGCCTGGCTCGCCCTCCGCACCCCCGGCGCCGACCCCACCGCCGCCCACCGCCTCCGTGCGGAGAACGACCGCCGCCTCGACGCCCTCTTCGCGGACGCGGACCTCCTGCTGACCCCGACGACCCCGAACCCGCCGCATAGCCACGACGGCCCGGGCGACCGCTACTCCACGGCGCTCACCTGGGCGTTCAACCTCAGCGGCCACCCGGCGCTCAGCCTCCCGGCCGGTTTCGGCGCCGACGGCTGTCCGGTCGGGCTTCAGCTGGTGGCGGCGCGCGGCCGGGAGGCGTTGCTGCTGGGGGTGGCGCGGGAGGCGGAGGGGCGAGCTGGGTTGCGGGTGAGGCCGACGCCGTACAAGTGA
- a CDS encoding DUF6668 family protein, whose translation MRTDVQQGPEIWLRGPVAVTGPEGPAHPGAAARRFSWVGTHGGAGVSTLATVYGGRDCGRDWPGPDDPRSVLLVARTHATGLASALHVVEVFRRGEAPPGLDLDAVVLVADAPGRLPRPLARQVKVIESVIDVYRVPWVQSWRLGDLSGTPPRETAALARLTEVRTR comes from the coding sequence ATGCGGACGGATGTGCAGCAGGGACCGGAGATCTGGCTCCGCGGCCCGGTGGCCGTGACCGGGCCGGAGGGCCCCGCGCATCCCGGTGCCGCGGCCCGGCGCTTCTCCTGGGTCGGCACGCACGGCGGGGCGGGCGTCTCCACGCTGGCCACCGTCTACGGAGGCCGGGACTGCGGACGTGACTGGCCCGGCCCCGATGATCCGCGGTCGGTGCTGCTCGTCGCCCGCACCCATGCGACCGGCCTGGCGTCCGCCCTGCACGTCGTGGAGGTCTTCCGACGCGGGGAGGCCCCGCCGGGACTCGACCTCGACGCCGTCGTCCTCGTCGCGGACGCCCCCGGCCGGCTGCCCCGCCCGCTCGCCCGGCAGGTCAAGGTGATCGAGTCGGTGATCGACGTGTACCGCGTGCCGTGGGTGCAGAGCTGGCGCCTGGGCGACCTGAGCGGGACGCCACCGCGCGAGACCGCGGCCCTGGCGCGGCTCACGGAGGTACGGACTCGCTGA
- a CDS encoding tetratricopeptide repeat protein, translating to MSRLSRDKKRDQKHAVQPAGPAVPPIDVHVPVAGPGAGTASVGGVPVVPAPGEEIQHTILNHLHRIALAGGHPVHATIHDERIGYVVPLQMNGDGSTQFTAEPVRVGVGAVAGSGSAGESRPMGEAVPAADAVRDAVPPPPPPGPPAPPRDRSTHVLRAIPEAQPQPPRDAAPTFPLRAIPESVQDTPPGTVAPPMGEFGPPPAMDAPPPPPPAPDAQPLPPQDAQLLPPQDAQPLPPQALKDPTPLPSPAPQPLPPHHHKPQPPVDAPYTSASDVDPEAKPTPPRGFDAVAEAVLGDDPLAGAHGDEGAQLAEPVARIGEAVREGRIESAAELAAETVAEASGTLGPEHPEVLRLRELTAYVAYLAGDPVHAFGLSLDLARIRSRARDAEAAYGNVQSAATAWRAVRDPEQGLLLGRDLIGLWSELTAEDGTAAEDIEQLESARARMDRLAERARTLNS from the coding sequence ATGTCTCGACTCAGCCGCGACAAGAAGCGGGACCAGAAGCACGCCGTCCAGCCGGCGGGCCCCGCGGTGCCCCCCATCGACGTCCACGTCCCCGTGGCGGGGCCGGGCGCGGGCACCGCATCGGTCGGCGGCGTCCCCGTCGTCCCCGCTCCCGGCGAGGAGATCCAGCACACCATCCTGAACCACCTCCACCGCATCGCCCTCGCCGGCGGCCACCCCGTCCACGCCACCATCCACGACGAGCGCATCGGCTACGTCGTCCCACTCCAGATGAACGGCGACGGCTCCACGCAGTTCACGGCGGAGCCGGTGCGGGTGGGAGTGGGGGCGGTGGCAGGTTCGGGGTCGGCAGGGGAGTCGCGGCCGATGGGGGAGGCCGTACCCGCAGCGGATGCCGTACGAGACGCCGTACCGCCGCCTCCCCCTCCCGGTCCGCCCGCGCCGCCCCGCGACAGGTCCACGCACGTGCTGCGGGCCATACCGGAAGCGCAGCCGCAGCCGCCCCGCGACGCTGCCCCCACCTTCCCCCTGCGCGCCATACCGGAGTCGGTCCAGGACACCCCGCCCGGCACGGTCGCACCACCGATGGGCGAATTCGGCCCGCCGCCGGCGATGGACGCGCCCCCGCCCCCGCCCCCGGCCCCGGACGCGCAGCCGCTCCCGCCCCAGGATGCGCAGCTCCTCCCGCCCCAAGACGCGCAGCCCCTCCCACCCCAAGCCCTCAAGGACCCCACGCCCCTCCCTTCCCCGGCCCCCCAACCCCTCCCGCCCCACCACCACAAACCGCAGCCACCGGTCGACGCGCCCTACACCTCCGCCTCCGACGTCGACCCGGAGGCCAAGCCGACCCCGCCCCGCGGGTTCGACGCGGTGGCTGAAGCGGTGCTGGGGGACGACCCGCTGGCCGGGGCGCATGGGGACGAGGGGGCTCAGCTGGCGGAGCCGGTCGCGCGGATCGGGGAGGCGGTCAGGGAGGGGCGGATCGAGTCGGCCGCGGAGTTGGCGGCGGAGACGGTGGCGGAGGCGTCGGGGACGCTGGGGCCGGAGCACCCGGAAGTGCTGCGGTTGCGTGAACTCACCGCCTATGTCGCCTACTTGGCGGGCGACCCGGTCCATGCCTTCGGTCTCTCCCTCGACCTGGCCAGGATCCGCAGCCGGGCCCGCGACGCGGAGGCCGCGTACGGCAACGTGCAGAGCGCGGCGACCGCCTGGCGGGCGGTACGCGACCCGGAGCAGGGCCTGCTGCTGGGCCGGGACCTGATCGGCCTGTGGAGCGAACTCACCGCCGAGGACGGGACCGCGGCCGAGGACATCGAGCAACTCGAGTCGGCCCGGGCGCGGATGGACCGTCTGGCCGAGCGCGCCCGGACCTTGAACTCCTAG
- a CDS encoding M28 family metallopeptidase: MKLSVPGRVTATAVVATASLLVGGSIAGAAPAPAVAAAPDIPVADVKAHLTQLQSIATANGGNRAHGRAGYKASLDYVKAKLDAAGYTTAIQQFTSSGRTGYNLIADWPGGDTNQVVMAGSHLDSVTSGAGINDNGSGSAAVLETALAVSRANHQPTKHLRFAWWGAEELGLVGSRHYVNNLSSANRAKISGYLNFDMIGSPNPGYFVYDDDPAIEKTFKDYFTGLGVPTEIETEGDGRSDHAPFKSAGVPVGGLFTGASRAKTAAQAAKWGGTSGRAFDRCYHSSCDTTSNINDTALDRNSDAIAHAVWELSS, translated from the coding sequence ATGAAGCTCTCGGTTCCCGGACGCGTCACGGCCACCGCCGTCGTCGCGACCGCATCGCTCCTGGTCGGCGGATCCATAGCAGGGGCGGCACCCGCACCCGCGGTGGCCGCCGCCCCCGACATCCCCGTGGCCGACGTCAAGGCGCACCTCACCCAGCTCCAGTCCATCGCCACCGCCAACGGCGGCAACCGGGCGCACGGCCGGGCCGGCTACAAGGCCTCGCTCGACTATGTGAAGGCCAAGCTGGACGCGGCCGGTTACACCACGGCCATCCAGCAGTTCACGTCCTCCGGCCGCACCGGCTACAACCTGATCGCGGACTGGCCGGGCGGCGACACCAACCAGGTCGTCATGGCCGGCTCGCACCTCGACAGCGTCACCTCGGGGGCCGGTATCAACGACAACGGCTCGGGCTCGGCGGCGGTCCTGGAGACCGCGCTGGCCGTGTCCCGCGCGAACCATCAGCCCACCAAGCATCTGCGGTTCGCCTGGTGGGGCGCGGAGGAGCTGGGCCTCGTCGGCTCCCGCCACTACGTCAACAACCTGTCCTCGGCGAACCGGGCAAAGATCAGCGGCTATCTCAACTTCGACATGATCGGCTCGCCCAACCCGGGCTACTTCGTCTACGACGACGATCCGGCGATCGAGAAGACCTTCAAGGACTACTTCACCGGCCTCGGCGTCCCCACGGAGATCGAGACCGAGGGCGACGGCCGCTCCGACCACGCGCCGTTCAAGAGCGCGGGCGTGCCGGTGGGCGGGCTGTTCACCGGCGCGAGCCGAGCCAAGACGGCGGCCCAGGCGGCCAAGTGGGGCGGGACGTCCGGGCGGGCGTTCGACCGCTGCTACCACTCGTCCTGCGACACGACGTCCAACATCAACGACACCGCGCTGGACCGGAACAGCGACGCCATCGCGCATGCGGTGTGGGAGCTGTCCTCCTAG